The Arthrobacter russicus genome has a segment encoding these proteins:
- the dnaA gene encoding chromosomal replication initiator protein DnaA: MNAESNNDIAGSWRKVVKILEQDEHVSPRQRGFITLAQAQGLIGSTLLLAVPNELTREVLQNQIKGSLDLALREVFGEDVLCAISIDTDLTPVAEEERELDEPVEPSEESRPQPTPPSTSNEFGRLNPKYIFDTFVIGQSNRFAHAAAVAVAEAPAKAYNPLFIYGDSGLGKTHLLHAIGHYARRLYNGIRVRYVNSEEFTNEFINSIRYDEGTSFKTTYRNVDILLIDDIQFLSGKEATQEEFFHTFNALHNHNKQVVITSDLPPKQLSGFEERMRSRFEWGLLTDVQPPELETRIAILRKKAIGEGLHAPDDVLEYIASKISTNIRELEGALIRVTAFASLNRQPVDVGLAETVLKDLITDDGDQQITAATILGQTASYFKLSLEELRSKSRTRTLVNARQIAMYLCRELTDLSLPKIGQELGGRDHTTVIHADRKIRELMAERRTIFNQVTELTNLIRQQQREN, encoded by the coding sequence GTGAACGCTGAAAGCAACAACGACATTGCCGGTTCGTGGCGCAAGGTCGTCAAAATCCTCGAGCAAGACGAGCATGTATCGCCGCGGCAACGCGGTTTCATCACCCTGGCCCAGGCACAGGGGCTGATCGGGTCCACCTTGTTGCTGGCGGTGCCCAATGAGTTGACCCGGGAGGTGCTGCAGAACCAGATCAAGGGATCCCTGGACCTGGCCCTGCGCGAAGTCTTCGGCGAAGACGTGCTCTGCGCGATCAGCATCGACACCGATTTGACCCCGGTGGCCGAAGAAGAACGCGAACTGGACGAGCCGGTGGAACCTTCTGAGGAGTCTCGGCCCCAGCCCACTCCGCCGAGCACTTCGAATGAGTTCGGCCGTTTGAATCCGAAATACATCTTCGACACGTTCGTGATCGGCCAATCGAACCGCTTTGCCCATGCCGCAGCGGTCGCCGTCGCGGAGGCGCCGGCGAAGGCGTACAACCCGCTGTTCATTTACGGCGATTCGGGACTGGGCAAAACGCACTTGCTGCACGCGATCGGGCATTACGCCCGCCGGCTCTACAACGGCATCCGGGTGCGGTATGTGAATTCCGAGGAGTTCACGAACGAGTTCATCAACTCGATCCGGTACGACGAAGGCACCAGCTTCAAGACCACCTACCGGAACGTCGACATCTTGCTGATCGACGACATCCAGTTCCTCTCCGGCAAGGAAGCAACCCAAGAAGAGTTCTTCCACACCTTCAATGCGCTGCACAACCACAACAAACAAGTGGTGATCACCTCCGATCTGCCGCCCAAACAGCTTTCCGGTTTCGAGGAACGGATGCGTTCGCGCTTCGAGTGGGGACTGCTCACCGATGTCCAGCCGCCCGAACTGGAAACCAGAATCGCGATCCTGCGCAAAAAGGCCATCGGCGAAGGCCTGCACGCACCGGATGACGTGTTGGAATACATCGCCTCGAAAATCTCCACCAATATCCGTGAGCTCGAGGGCGCGCTCATCCGGGTCACCGCGTTCGCTTCGCTCAACCGACAGCCGGTCGACGTCGGGCTGGCCGAAACAGTTTTGAAGGACCTGATCACCGACGACGGCGACCAACAGATCACCGCGGCCACGATCCTGGGCCAGACCGCTTCGTACTTCAAGCTCAGTCTGGAAGAACTGCGGTCCAAATCCCGGACCCGGACTCTGGTCAACGCCCGGCAGATCGCGATGTACCTCTGCCGCGAATTGACCGATCTGTCGTTGCCGAAAATCGGGCAGGAACTCGGCGGACGCGACCACACCACGGTGATCCATGCGGACCGCAAAATCCGCGAACTAATGGCCGAGCGCCGGACCATCTTCAATCAAGTCACCGAACTGACCAACTTGATCCGGCAGCAACAACGCGAAAACTGA
- the dnaN gene encoding DNA polymerase III subunit beta yields the protein MKFRVERDVLNDAVGWAARALSPRPPVPVLSGLLLKAEGGTLSLSSFDYEISARLEIAADVTEPGTILVSGRLLADICRSLPAAPVEVSTEGSKVILSCRNSRFNLATMPEADYPELPALPEISGTVPGEAFARAVSQVTVAASKDDTLPILAGVKIEIEDDLITMLATDRYRLAMREVNWKPTTPGISTSALVKAKTLSEVAKTLGGAGDINIALSSDSELIGFESGGRRTTSLLVDGDYPKIRSLFPENTPIHATVETAALVEAVRRVALVAERNTPVRLAFSDGQVGLDAGTGEDAQASEALEAALTGEEITVAFNPHYLSEGLGAFESKYVRFSFTSAPKPAMMTAQQDIDGDDQDSYRYLVMPVRLPNQ from the coding sequence GTGAAATTCCGAGTCGAACGGGATGTTCTCAACGATGCTGTGGGCTGGGCAGCCCGAGCACTTTCGCCCCGGCCACCGGTTCCGGTGCTTTCCGGACTCCTGCTCAAGGCCGAAGGGGGGACGCTGAGCCTGTCGAGCTTCGATTACGAAATTTCCGCCCGCTTGGAAATCGCCGCAGACGTCACCGAACCCGGAACGATTTTGGTCTCCGGCCGCTTGCTCGCCGATATTTGCCGGAGCTTGCCGGCCGCGCCGGTCGAAGTCAGCACCGAGGGCTCGAAGGTCATCCTGAGCTGCCGAAATTCGCGCTTCAATCTGGCCACCATGCCGGAAGCCGACTACCCCGAATTACCGGCCCTGCCGGAAATCAGCGGGACGGTGCCCGGCGAGGCGTTTGCCCGGGCGGTCTCCCAGGTCACGGTGGCGGCCAGCAAAGACGACACTTTGCCGATCCTGGCCGGCGTCAAAATCGAGATCGAAGACGATCTGATCACCATGTTGGCTACCGACCGTTACCGGTTGGCGATGCGCGAGGTGAACTGGAAGCCGACGACGCCGGGCATCTCGACCTCGGCATTGGTCAAGGCGAAAACGCTGAGCGAAGTTGCGAAGACCTTGGGCGGCGCCGGCGACATCAACATCGCGCTGTCCTCCGATTCCGAACTGATCGGTTTCGAAAGCGGCGGCCGGCGGACCACGTCCTTGCTGGTCGACGGGGACTATCCGAAGATCCGGTCGCTGTTCCCGGAAAACACGCCGATCCATGCCACGGTGGAAACTGCGGCGCTGGTCGAGGCGGTACGCCGGGTCGCGTTGGTCGCTGAACGGAATACCCCGGTGCGGTTGGCGTTCAGCGACGGCCAGGTCGGGCTCGACGCCGGTACCGGTGAGGACGCGCAGGCTTCGGAAGCCTTGGAAGCGGCCCTGACCGGAGAAGAAATCACGGTCGCGTTCAATCCGCACTACCTCAGCGAAGGTCTGGGCGCGTTCGAGAGCAAATACGTGCGTTTTTCCTTTACCTCCGCACCCAAACCGGCCATGATGACAGCACAGCAGGACATCGACGGCGACGACCAGGACAGCTACCGGTACCTGGTGATGCCGGTCAGGTTGCCCAACCAGTAA
- the gnd gene encoding phosphogluconate dehydrogenase (NAD(+)-dependent, decarboxylating) produces the protein MHIGLIGLGKMGFNMRARLRQAGIEVTGFDRNPEVTDVETIDALVAELQAPRIIWVMVPSGAITDSVIAELGEKLSPGDLVIDGGNSRFTEDQKHAAELAEKSIKFLDCGVSGGIWGLENGYGLMAGGSDEDIETAMPIFDALRPEGDRADSFVHVGGVGAGHYAKMVHNGIEYGLMQSYAEGYELLAAKDIVKDLPGTFRAWQKGTVVRSWLLDLMVKALDEDPGLAAIDDYVEDSGEGRWTVEEAIASAVPVPAITAALYARFASREDNSPAMRMVSALRNQFGGHATKPAK, from the coding sequence ATGCACATCGGTCTCATTGGTCTTGGAAAAATGGGTTTCAACATGCGTGCCCGGTTGCGCCAGGCCGGCATCGAGGTGACCGGTTTCGACCGCAACCCGGAAGTGACCGACGTCGAAACCATCGATGCCTTGGTCGCCGAGCTGCAGGCTCCGCGGATCATCTGGGTGATGGTTCCTTCCGGAGCGATCACCGATTCGGTGATCGCGGAACTCGGCGAAAAACTCAGCCCCGGCGATCTGGTGATCGACGGCGGCAACTCCCGGTTCACCGAAGACCAGAAACATGCCGCCGAATTGGCGGAAAAGTCGATCAAATTCCTCGATTGCGGGGTTTCCGGCGGAATTTGGGGACTGGAGAACGGCTACGGCCTGATGGCCGGCGGTTCGGATGAGGACATCGAAACCGCAATGCCGATTTTCGATGCTTTGCGCCCCGAGGGTGACCGCGCCGACAGCTTCGTGCACGTGGGCGGGGTCGGTGCCGGGCACTACGCCAAGATGGTGCACAACGGGATCGAATACGGATTGATGCAGTCGTATGCCGAAGGCTATGAGCTGTTGGCGGCCAAGGACATCGTGAAGGACCTTCCCGGAACTTTCCGGGCTTGGCAAAAAGGCACGGTAGTGCGCTCCTGGTTGCTTGATCTGATGGTCAAGGCCCTCGATGAAGATCCCGGTTTGGCGGCCATCGACGACTACGTCGAAGATTCCGGCGAGGGCCGCTGGACGGTTGAAGAAGCAATCGCCAGCGCGGTCCCGGTGCCCGCGATCACCGCCGCGCTCTATGCCCGGTTCGCCTCGCGTGAAGACAACTCACCCGCTATGCGAATGGTTTCCGCGCTGCGCAACCAATTCGGCGGCCACGCGACCAAACCGGCCAAATAG
- the recF gene encoding DNA replication/repair protein RecF (All proteins in this family for which functions are known are DNA-binding proteins that assist the filamentation of RecA onto DNA for the initiation of recombination or recombinational repair.), protein MYLERLSLTDFRSYSQADLSLQPGVTVFLGSNGLGKTNLVEALGYLSSLGSHRVSNDAPLIRFGAERALIRGQLVRGAQQLSLEVEINAGRANRARINRANPVRARDILGLCRSVLFAPEDLALVKGDPGNRRRFLDDLLQSLHPKYAGLRADYERVLKQRNALLKSARGQRGLRRDAPPEFLATLEVWDHHLATQGAQLLAARLALLEQLKPEMARSYAELTDGSKVLRAHYRSSLSGYQEDSGFPEEAGSAAGPGDDDSLVHSTAEQLTEQFLAALATARPRELERGLTLVGPHRDEVELVLGNAPAKGYASHGETWSVALSLRLASYYVLKADQELEAADPILILDDVFAELDAARRSRLAGIVAAAEQVLVTAAVAEDVPEELSGARIRVSAIGVVDG, encoded by the coding sequence GTGTATCTAGAGCGGCTTTCGCTGACTGATTTCCGGAGCTACAGCCAAGCGGATCTGTCTTTGCAGCCCGGGGTCACGGTTTTCCTGGGCTCCAATGGCTTGGGCAAAACCAACCTGGTCGAGGCACTGGGTTATTTGAGTTCTTTGGGATCGCACCGGGTCTCCAACGACGCGCCGCTGATTCGTTTCGGCGCCGAACGGGCGCTGATCCGGGGCCAACTGGTCCGCGGAGCGCAGCAGCTGAGCCTGGAAGTCGAAATCAATGCCGGCCGGGCGAACCGGGCACGGATCAACCGGGCGAACCCGGTGCGCGCCCGGGACATCCTGGGCTTGTGCCGGAGCGTGCTTTTCGCACCCGAAGACTTGGCCCTGGTCAAAGGGGATCCGGGCAACCGGCGCCGATTCCTGGATGATCTGCTGCAGTCGCTGCACCCCAAATATGCCGGGCTCCGTGCCGACTACGAACGGGTGCTCAAACAGCGCAATGCTTTGCTCAAATCCGCCCGCGGGCAGCGTGGTCTGCGCCGGGATGCGCCGCCGGAATTCCTGGCCACGCTGGAAGTCTGGGACCATCATCTGGCCACCCAAGGAGCGCAGCTGTTGGCAGCGCGATTGGCATTGTTGGAGCAGCTCAAACCGGAAATGGCGCGTTCCTATGCCGAGCTGACCGACGGTTCGAAAGTCCTGCGGGCACACTACCGTTCATCGCTCAGCGGCTATCAGGAGGACAGTGGCTTCCCGGAGGAAGCCGGCAGCGCGGCCGGGCCGGGTGATGACGATTCCCTGGTGCACAGCACTGCGGAACAACTGACCGAACAGTTTTTGGCCGCATTGGCCACTGCCCGGCCGCGGGAATTGGAACGCGGGTTGACCCTGGTGGGTCCGCACCGGGACGAGGTCGAACTGGTTCTGGGCAATGCCCCGGCAAAAGGGTACGCATCGCACGGTGAAACCTGGTCGGTCGCACTGTCCTTGCGGCTGGCCTCCTACTACGTGCTCAAAGCGGACCAGGAGCTCGAAGCAGCGGACCCGATTTTGATCCTCGACGATGTATTCGCCGAGTTGGACGCCGCACGGCGCAGCCGGCTGGCCGGCATCGTGGCTGCTGCCGAACAGGTGCTGGTCACGGCTGCGGTGGCGGAAGACGTCCCCGAGGAATTGTCCGGAGCCCGGATCAGGGTTTCCGCAATCGGGGTCGTCGATGGCTGA
- a CDS encoding DUF721 domain-containing protein translates to MAEPEDPKTGAPEHRDPASDPELDAAQAALNRMREAAQSRGERRVRSAAALNSSQAKQRQSAAQRAARKNSPSGRDPQGLGGIVSRMVAERGWSAPVAVGSVMAQWDSLVGADIAAHCRPESFSGTVLHVRCDSTSWATQLRLLSSSLLARFSADLGAGVVTKIHVLGPTAPNWRKGGRTVQGRGPRDTYG, encoded by the coding sequence ATGGCTGAGCCGGAAGATCCGAAAACCGGGGCTCCGGAGCATCGCGATCCGGCGTCCGATCCTGAGCTCGATGCCGCCCAAGCGGCATTGAACCGGATGCGGGAAGCCGCGCAGTCCCGAGGCGAACGGCGGGTGCGCAGTGCCGCAGCCCTGAACAGCAGCCAGGCCAAACAGCGGCAGAGCGCAGCCCAGCGCGCGGCCCGGAAGAACAGTCCGTCCGGGCGCGATCCGCAAGGGTTGGGCGGGATCGTTTCGCGAATGGTCGCCGAACGCGGTTGGTCCGCTCCAGTGGCCGTGGGGTCAGTGATGGCGCAGTGGGATTCCTTGGTCGGGGCTGACATCGCGGCGCACTGCCGGCCGGAGTCATTCAGCGGGACGGTGTTGCATGTACGCTGCGATTCCACCAGTTGGGCGACTCAGCTGAGGTTGCTGTCGAGCAGTTTGCTGGCCCGGTTCAGCGCGGATTTGGGCGCCGGCGTGGTGACCAAAATCCACGTTCTGGGACCGACCGCGCCGAACTGGCGCAAAGGCGGGCGCACCGTGCAGGGACGGGGACCGCGGGACACTTACGGGTAA
- the gyrB gene encoding DNA topoisomerase (ATP-hydrolyzing) subunit B, whose translation MTVLEGLEAVRKRPGMYIGSTGPRGLHHLITEVVDNSVDEALAGYCTHIEITLQADGGVRVDDNGRGIPVDIHPTEGKPTVEVVMTILHAGGKFGGGGYAVSGGLHGVGISVVNALSTRVETTVKRQGFAWRQSFADGGKPVGELRKGEATEETGTTQIFYADGSIFESTEYDFETLRARFQQYAFLNKGLRITLTDERVPEETGEELASDEESADAEPKHRQVVYQYDDGLIDYVKYLNSSKKAEVINPEVIAFESENKDLNGRSIALELAMQWTTAYSESVHTYANTINTHEGGTHEEGFRAAMTSLINRYAREKNIIKEKDENLTGDDIREGLTAVISVKLSEPQFEGQTKTKLGNSEAKGFVQRVVTDELGDWLERNPTAARDVIRKSIQAAQARLAARKARESTRRKGLLESGGMPGKLKDCQSKDPSKSEIYIVEGDSAGGSAVRGRNPETQAILPLRGKILNVERARLDRALGNAEVQAMITAFGAGIGEDFDVEKARYHKIVLMADADVDGQHITTLLLTLLFRYMRPLVEHGYVYLAQPPLYRIKWSNAKHDYVFTDKQRDDALVKGQAAGHRLPKEGIQRYKGLGEMDYTELWDTTMDPDHRTLLQVTMDDAASADQTFSILMGEDVESRRNFIQQNAKDVRFLDI comes from the coding sequence ATTACGGTTTTGGAGGGCTTGGAGGCGGTTCGCAAGCGGCCCGGCATGTACATCGGCTCCACCGGTCCGCGCGGCCTGCACCACCTGATCACCGAGGTCGTCGACAATTCCGTCGATGAAGCCTTGGCTGGTTACTGCACGCACATCGAGATCACGCTCCAGGCGGACGGCGGTGTCCGGGTAGACGACAACGGCCGTGGCATTCCGGTGGACATCCATCCCACCGAGGGCAAGCCCACGGTCGAGGTCGTGATGACGATCCTGCACGCCGGCGGAAAGTTCGGCGGCGGCGGGTACGCGGTCTCCGGTGGTCTGCACGGCGTTGGCATCTCCGTGGTGAACGCACTTTCCACCCGGGTCGAGACTACGGTCAAGCGCCAGGGCTTCGCTTGGCGCCAGTCCTTCGCCGACGGCGGCAAGCCGGTTGGCGAGCTCCGCAAGGGCGAGGCGACGGAAGAGACGGGAACCACCCAGATCTTCTACGCCGACGGAAGCATTTTCGAGTCGACCGAGTACGATTTCGAGACCTTGCGGGCCCGATTTCAGCAGTACGCATTCCTGAACAAGGGCCTGCGGATCACACTCACCGATGAGCGGGTTCCGGAAGAGACCGGGGAAGAGTTGGCTTCGGATGAAGAGTCCGCCGACGCTGAGCCCAAGCACCGCCAAGTCGTTTACCAATACGACGATGGCCTGATCGACTACGTGAAGTACCTCAACTCGTCCAAAAAGGCCGAGGTGATCAACCCTGAGGTGATCGCGTTCGAGAGCGAGAACAAAGACCTCAATGGCCGGTCGATCGCCTTGGAACTGGCGATGCAATGGACCACCGCTTATTCGGAGAGCGTGCACACCTACGCGAACACGATCAATACGCACGAAGGCGGAACCCACGAAGAGGGCTTCCGTGCCGCGATGACCTCGTTGATCAACCGCTATGCGCGGGAGAAGAACATCATCAAGGAAAAAGATGAGAATCTCACCGGCGACGACATCCGCGAAGGTCTGACCGCGGTCATTTCGGTCAAGCTCTCCGAGCCGCAATTCGAAGGCCAGACCAAGACGAAACTGGGCAACTCCGAAGCCAAGGGCTTCGTGCAGCGGGTGGTCACCGACGAACTCGGCGACTGGTTGGAGCGCAATCCGACCGCGGCCCGCGATGTGATCCGCAAGTCGATCCAGGCGGCTCAGGCCCGGTTGGCCGCTCGGAAAGCCCGGGAATCCACCCGCCGCAAAGGGTTGCTGGAATCCGGTGGCATGCCTGGCAAGCTCAAAGACTGCCAGTCGAAAGACCCGTCGAAGAGCGAGATCTACATTGTGGAAGGCGACTCCGCCGGCGGTTCCGCGGTGCGCGGCCGCAATCCGGAGACCCAGGCGATCCTGCCCTTGCGCGGCAAGATCCTCAATGTGGAACGGGCGCGGCTCGACCGGGCCCTCGGCAACGCCGAAGTGCAGGCCATGATCACCGCGTTCGGGGCCGGCATCGGCGAGGACTTCGACGTCGAAAAGGCCCGCTACCACAAGATCGTGCTGATGGCCGATGCCGACGTCGACGGCCAGCACATCACGACTTTGCTGCTCACCTTGCTGTTCCGCTACATGCGCCCCTTGGTGGAACACGGCTACGTCTACTTGGCGCAACCGCCGCTGTACCGGATCAAGTGGTCGAATGCCAAGCACGACTACGTCTTCACCGACAAACAACGTGATGACGCTCTGGTCAAGGGACAGGCCGCCGGGCACCGGTTGCCGAAAGAAGGCATCCAGCGTTACAAGGGCCTGGGCGAGATGGACTACACCGAACTGTGGGACACCACGATGGATCCGGACCACCGGACCCTGCTGCAGGTGACCATGGACGATGCGGCCTCGGCGGACCAGACCTTCTCCATCCTGATGGGCGAAGACGTCGAGTCGCGCCGGAACTTCATCCAGCAGAATGCCAAGGATGTGCGCTTCCTTGACATCTAA
- the gyrA gene encoding DNA gyrase subunit A yields the protein MSDENDEIAEIGEVLEAEILTDRVEQVDLQAEMQRSYLDYAMAVIVGRALPDVRDGLKPVHRRVLYAMYDGGYRPDRSFNKCARVVGEVMGQYHPHGDMAIYDALVRLIQDWVMRYPLALGQGNFGSPGNDGAAAPRYTETKMAPLAMEMVRDIDKETVDFQDNYDGKNQEPAILPARFPNLLVNGSSGIAVGMATNIPPHNLREVIDGAQWYLANPTASKEELLEALIQRIKGPDFPTGAQILGHRGIEDAYRTGRGSITMRAVVNVEEIQGRTCLVVTELPYQANPDNLAIKIAELVKDGKIAGIADLRDETSGRTGQRLVIVLKRDAVAKVVLNNLYKHTSLQENFSANMLAIVDGVPRTLSVDSFIRYWVTHQLDVIVRRTQYLLRQDEARAHILRGLLKALDALDEVIALIRRSPSAEEARSGLKKLLDIDDLQANAILDMQLRKLAALERQKTLDEHAEIEARIVEYNRILGSEDVQRGIISEELREIGEKFGDDRRTQIMLGYDGDMSIEDLIPEEEMVVTITRGGYVKRTRSDNYRSQHRGGKGIKGAQLRGDDVVEHFFVTTTHHWLLFFTNLGRVYRAKAYELIEAGRDAKGQHVANLLAFQPDEKIAQVLDLKDYQQSPYLVLATKNGLVKKTRLEDYDTNRSAGVIAINLREEDELVSAQLVSETDDLLLVSRKGQSIRFTATDEALRPMGRATSGVTGMKFRSDDELLAADVVTEDSYVFIVTEGGYAKRTAVEEYRTQGRGGLGIKVAKLVEDRGDLVGALIVQDDDEVLVVMEGGKVVRSNVSEVPAKGRDTMGVIFAKPDKNDRIIEVARNSERGLESEESEDEVPLTEDQTAEGQTETGTEEAPIEHE from the coding sequence ATGAGCGACGAGAACGACGAAATCGCTGAGATCGGCGAAGTATTGGAAGCCGAGATCCTCACCGATCGGGTCGAGCAGGTAGACCTGCAGGCCGAAATGCAGCGGTCCTACTTGGATTACGCGATGGCCGTGATCGTGGGCCGCGCTTTGCCCGACGTCCGGGACGGGCTCAAACCGGTGCACCGCCGGGTGCTGTACGCGATGTACGACGGCGGTTACCGGCCGGACCGGTCGTTCAACAAATGTGCCCGTGTGGTCGGCGAAGTCATGGGCCAGTACCACCCGCACGGCGACATGGCGATCTATGATGCGCTGGTGCGTCTGATCCAGGACTGGGTCATGCGGTACCCGCTGGCCCTGGGCCAGGGCAACTTCGGCTCCCCGGGCAACGACGGTGCGGCAGCACCGCGGTACACGGAAACCAAGATGGCTCCGCTTGCCATGGAGATGGTGCGCGACATCGACAAGGAAACCGTCGATTTCCAGGACAACTACGACGGCAAGAACCAGGAGCCGGCCATTCTCCCGGCCCGTTTCCCGAACCTGCTGGTCAACGGATCCTCGGGCATCGCCGTCGGCATGGCCACCAACATTCCGCCGCACAACCTGCGTGAAGTGATCGACGGCGCGCAGTGGTACTTGGCGAATCCGACGGCGAGCAAAGAAGAACTGCTCGAGGCCCTGATCCAGCGGATCAAGGGACCGGACTTCCCCACCGGGGCGCAGATCCTGGGCCACCGCGGCATCGAAGACGCGTACCGGACCGGCCGTGGCTCGATCACCATGCGCGCCGTGGTCAACGTCGAAGAAATCCAGGGCCGCACCTGCCTGGTGGTCACCGAATTGCCCTACCAGGCGAATCCGGACAATCTCGCGATCAAGATCGCCGAATTGGTCAAAGACGGCAAGATCGCCGGCATCGCGGATCTGCGCGACGAGACGTCCGGCCGCACCGGGCAGCGGCTCGTCATCGTGCTCAAGCGCGATGCGGTGGCCAAGGTGGTGCTGAACAACCTCTACAAGCACACCTCGCTGCAGGAGAACTTCAGCGCGAACATGCTCGCGATCGTGGACGGCGTGCCGCGCACGCTGAGCGTGGATTCGTTCATCCGTTACTGGGTGACGCATCAGTTGGACGTGATCGTCCGGCGCACCCAGTACCTGCTCCGGCAAGACGAAGCCCGGGCGCACATCCTGCGCGGACTGCTCAAGGCCTTGGACGCGTTGGACGAGGTCATCGCCTTGATCCGTCGCTCGCCGTCGGCCGAAGAAGCCCGTTCCGGCTTGAAGAAGCTCCTGGACATCGACGATCTGCAGGCCAATGCGATTCTGGACATGCAGTTGCGCAAGCTCGCTGCCTTGGAACGCCAGAAGACCTTGGACGAACACGCCGAGATCGAAGCGCGGATTGTCGAGTACAACCGGATCCTCGGCTCCGAGGACGTCCAACGCGGCATCATCAGCGAGGAGCTGCGCGAGATCGGGGAGAAGTTCGGCGATGACCGCCGGACCCAGATCATGCTCGGCTACGACGGCGACATGAGCATCGAAGACCTGATTCCGGAAGAGGAGATGGTCGTCACGATCACCCGCGGCGGTTACGTCAAGCGGACCCGGAGCGACAACTACCGCTCCCAGCACCGCGGCGGCAAGGGCATCAAGGGTGCTCAGCTGCGCGGGGACGACGTCGTCGAGCACTTCTTCGTCACGACGACCCATCATTGGCTGCTGTTCTTCACCAACTTGGGCCGGGTGTACCGGGCCAAGGCGTATGAACTGATCGAAGCCGGACGTGATGCCAAGGGCCAGCACGTGGCCAATCTGCTGGCTTTCCAGCCGGACGAAAAAATCGCCCAGGTCTTGGATCTGAAGGACTACCAGCAATCGCCCTACCTGGTGCTCGCGACCAAGAACGGCTTGGTGAAGAAGACCCGTCTGGAAGACTACGACACCAACCGTTCGGCCGGTGTGATCGCGATCAACCTGCGCGAAGAAGACGAACTGGTCTCCGCCCAGCTGGTTTCCGAAACCGACGACCTGTTGCTGGTTTCCCGCAAGGGGCAATCGATCCGGTTCACCGCGACCGACGAGGCATTGCGGCCAATGGGCCGGGCCACCTCGGGGGTCACCGGAATGAAGTTCCGCAGCGACGACGAATTGCTCGCCGCCGATGTGGTCACCGAGGATTCCTACGTCTTCATCGTCACCGAAGGCGGGTACGCCAAGCGGACTGCGGTGGAGGAATATCGTACCCAGGGACGAGGCGGGTTGGGTATCAAGGTTGCCAAACTGGTGGAGGACCGGGGCGACTTGGTCGGTGCCTTGATCGTGCAGGACGACGACGAGGTCCTGGTGGTCATGGAGGGCGGCAAAGTAGTCCGTTCCAACGTCTCCGAAGTGCCCGCCAAGGGTCGTGACACGATGGGCGTGATCTTCGCGAAACCGGACAAGAACGACCGGATCATCGAGGTCGCTCGGAACAGCGAACGGGGCTTGGAGAGCGAAGAGTCCGAGGATGAAGTACCGTTGACTGAAGACCAGACGGCCGAAGGCCAGACTGAGACTGGTACCGAGGAGGCACCGATTGAGCACGAATAA
- a CDS encoding DUF3566 domain-containing protein, which translates to MSTNNSNSKPAGGARVSAPARPPQRPTSSSSSVSQSRPALVKPAPKAKVRRARLQVSRVDPWSVLKMAFLLSVALGIITVVAAIVLWTVLDLTGLFGQINTLMNDIQGSEGGAFDVKKFASLGQVASFATIIAVVNVVLLTALSMLSAVLYNISATLVGGIGVTLTDD; encoded by the coding sequence TTGAGCACGAATAACTCGAATTCCAAGCCCGCTGGGGGCGCCCGGGTGAGCGCCCCGGCACGTCCACCGCAGCGGCCGACGTCGAGCTCTTCTTCGGTTTCGCAAAGCCGCCCCGCCCTGGTCAAGCCCGCTCCGAAGGCCAAGGTCCGCCGGGCCCGGCTGCAGGTTTCCCGGGTCGATCCCTGGTCGGTGCTGAAGATGGCGTTCTTGCTGTCGGTGGCGCTCGGGATCATCACCGTGGTGGCTGCGATCGTGCTCTGGACGGTACTCGATCTGACCGGATTGTTCGGCCAGATCAACACCTTGATGAATGACATCCAGGGGTCCGAGGGTGGCGCATTCGACGTCAAGAAGTTCGCTTCGCTGGGCCAGGTGGCCTCCTTCGCGACGATCATCGCGGTGGTCAATGTGGTTTTGTTGACCGCTTTGTCGATGCTTTCCGCGGTCTTGTACAACATCTCCGCGACCTTGGTCGGCGGCATCGGGGTCACCCTGACCGACGACTGA
- a CDS encoding DLW-39 family protein: MKKLIVLAAAVAGVVFLRKKFQESNAQKNVWNQATDKVD, encoded by the coding sequence ATGAAGAAATTGATCGTGCTTGCGGCAGCGGTTGCTGGCGTGGTCTTCCTGCGGAAGAAATTCCAGGAATCCAACGCACAAAAGAATGTGTGGAACCAGGCGACTGACAAAGTCGACTGA